tgcatgcttGCATGaacagggcggggggtggggcagaaggagagggaggagagggaggagaatcccaagcagactccctgctgagtgtagaggaGGATCtcacgacccctgagatcatgacctgagccaaaaccaagagtcagatgctcaactgactgagccacccaggcgccccaggagcaaaagaatcttaagcaggctccacacctagcatggagcccatcggggggctcagtctcaggaccctgagatcatgacctgagctgaaatcaagagtcagatacttgaaccgactgagccacccaggcgcccctaaaagttgTTCTTACACAAGAATTCCAGAATGTTTAGAGAAATATAAACGTTGGTATAACCAACATAAATGTTGCTTTCATGTGTTTGATTTTCAGAGTCTGCGAGATTACTTTTTTTAGCGGAGTCACAAGTACAGTGCCTGGGAGGCCTGGGAGGCAACTCCAGAGAGCACAGCCGAAGGGCAGGCCGAGGGCCCAACACACTGCACCTCCTCCCCTACGTCTGAAGAGGCCAACTTCCTCTCAGCTCCAGCCACTAGTCGCTGCATCTTTCAACTTTTCCCAAGAGAAGCTGGAATTCCAGAGTTTCAAATGAAATTTCCAAGTATTGAAAATGCTGCTAGGACCAAACTCAGTGGCTCCTACTTATGGCCTCAGGGCCACAGTCACCTGGAATCACCTACTCATTCTTGGCCACAAAAGTTAAACTCCCTGCATTCAGACCCACGTGTCCTCCTTCCTTTGCCTCACGGTCAAAGGGGCCTCCTGAGCCACCTCAGTCATCCACCGGCACCTTGGTCTCATTTTCTTCTACCTTCTAGGGGACTATGCATTTGTGATTCACCGTTGCAACCTGAATTCTGTCCCCACTGCCCTGGAAGCAGGTCTCAGCAAGGCTGCCAATGATCTCCTTGCTGCACAATCCAGAGGATTCAGAAGTTCTTATTACGTGGTCTCTCGACACCCTTCAGCTGCGGACTTCCTCCTCTATCCAGAAACACTGCCTTTCTTCAGCCCCGCTGTGCATCTCCGGGTTTCCCTTTCCACTCTCTGGGACCGCACGCCCCTAATCTTTCCAGACTTCTCTGCACGCCATCCCCTGAACAGGAGTGTCCCGAGGGTTCTGTCCCAGGCCCCCTCTTTGCTCACTCCGCACTCGCTTCTCTCAGATCATCCACTGCCCCATAGCTTGACAAACATGTCAATGGGCCTCAGACCTCTCTCCGGCCCAGACCCCCCTCCGGAGCTCTGCACCCACATGGCTGCTTCCTGCTGGGCACGCATTGTTTCCACCCGCTCAGCAGATCCACCGCTGCTCCCCCAGGGCAAGACTGCTCCTCCTCCTGTGTTTTCCGTCTCAGGGGAATGCTGCTGTCGGGTAGTCAGTCGTCAAGCAGAAATCACACCCACATCGccaacctccttctccctctccgcaCTGACCAACTCATCCCATGCCTGGTAAGTGTCTCTTCAGTCTtttacttctctccatctcctctgGCACCGCCACGGTCCACAGTCCCCACCACCTGTCACCTGGACTGCTCATGGACAGGTGTCCCACCTCGCCCCCTCCAGCCAACCCATCCTCTGCAAGCAGCCAGTCGTCTTTCTAAAATGCATCCGTGTGAACATCATTCTATTCCTGCCCTGCCCAAACCCTTCCATGGCTTCCCACTGCCTCTGGATAAAGTCTGAGCTCCCTGGTCTGTGCTGAAGGCTTTCCTGGTCTGCACATCCTCGTCCTCTTTCTCGCGCTATTCAGGCCTCTCATTCAATGCTCACTCTATGAGCCAGCAGTGCTGGACTTTGGACCTCTGCATGCACCGTCTTCTCCAATCTCCCCCTTCACCTGGCTCCTCGTGCTTATTCTTCAAGCCTCACGGTAGAGATGTCCTCATCCTGCAAACCTCCCTTGACCTTTCCTAGATTTGGGATGTCCTCACCACACCCCCCCAAGGCCCTCTGGGCTCGCCCTAGCCGAGGACTTCTGACATTTCTTGCAAGTCTGTCTGTCTCACTATCCTTTCTCAGTGCCCAGTGTAGTGCTTGGCAGGCagtaggcacccaataaatattggCTAGGGTTATTTTTGGTGATGGTAATGCTAGAGTTGGAAACGGTCTCAGCCCTCATCAACCAACAATCTATGGTAATGAGATAGCTGAGTTGCAAGAAAATGAATGCTCTGCTCCAAGTCCTATGAGAGGCACAGCAGCGGTCAGACCTGAGGCTTCTCCAAGTCCAGCATGTTCCCCatcatcctcccctccccttcactgccaggcagccagccagccagccaagcGGCTGGGCACACGCAGCTACAGAGACGTCTGGATCAAACATCCATCATAAAGACAGAACTTAGgggaaatggtgttgggaaagcaACCTTCATCTGCTGTTCCTGTCCTTCCTCATGCTGccaggcagggaggcaggtggggctgCTGTTCCGAGATCTCCTCGGAGAGTTCCAGAACCCATGGTGTTGCACGCCATCTCCATGGCAATGGCCAAAGGGCGCCCTGCCCCTCTCTGTATTCCCTACAGTTTCAGCCTCAATACCTGCTATGAGAAATGCATGTTCATGTTTATTCCATCAAATGTCTGAGCTAGAAGCAGGGAGCAGGATAGTGGCTTAGCAATTAGCTCTATTATATTTCCATTTGGTAGAGCCCATGACCAATGCCTGGCTAAATTTAGCTCACCCGGGATAGGAAGGGATGGTCCTTTGGGGGAGGACTCAGGTGGGGTAGTGGATGAGAAGAGTCAGgtgttccccccgccccccccccgtgCTCATGTAACAGCCCCAGAAccttcagattttaattttaatgacacTTTAAGTACACACATAACCATTCTTTCACTCCCCCTGGAAAGGCTCCTGACCCAGTCaggccttgggggtggggggtggggctgggagggtccAAGAAACAAACGTTCTGATGGGGTCTCTTGGTGAGATTCTTTCCAAGACTCACGCCTGAACTGTTCCCAGCAAGGGTTCACTCTTAGCATTGTCTTTGTCACAGAATGTCAAAGCTGGTTATCCTTTCCGGACTTCTCTCTCCAGCAAGATAAAGAGGGAAGAACAGCCATCGGGGCGCAGGCCATCGTGCGCAACGCCCAGAAGATCCCCAGCAGGGGTCTCTCCAACCAGCGAGCCAAGGAAGGGGCCCGGGGAGAAGAGGGCTCAGAAGAAGAGGGGGGGCGCCGCCACCTCTGTGGGAGCGGGCCAGGCTGGGGCCGGGAGCTCGGCgtcgggggcggggtgggcggcgTCGCCGTGGATGCGCTGGTGCCGCACCAGGTGGGTCTTGCGGCTGAAGCTCTTGCCGCACTGCGGGCAGGAGAAGGGGCGCGAGCCGGTGTGGATGGCCTGGTGGCGCACCAGGTTGGTTTTGGAGCTGAAGCTGCGGGCGCACACGGCGCAGGCGTGGGGCCGACTGCCCGTGTGCACCGCCTGGTGGCGGCCCAGGTGCGACTTGCGGCTGAAGCGGCGGCCGCACTGCGCGCAGGCGAAGGGCCTGGCGCCGCTGTGGGCTCTGGAGTGGGCCACCAGATTGGGCCTCGAGCCGAAGCGGCGGCCGCACTGCGCGCAGGCGAAGGGCCGCTCGCCCGGGTGCACCCGCCGGTGTCGCGCCAGGGGCTGCCCGTGGGCTAGGCCGCGGCCGCAGTCCGCGCAGGACGGCCGCTCGCCGGCGGGGGCGCCCTGGGTCGCCGGGGTGTCTCCGGGCGCGCAGGCCGGGGGCTCGGCAGCGGCGGGGTCCACCGTGGTGCCCAGCGCGCACTCGTCGCACCCGAAGGGGCGCCCCTCGCCGCGGTGCAGACGCTGGTGCGTGGCGAGGTTCTTCTTCCAGCCGAAGCTCAGGCCGCAGTCGGAGCAGGAGAAAGGCTTGGGCCCgggaggggacggggtgggggacGGGGCGGGCGACCCCGGCGAAGCGGGCGCGTCGGGAGAGGAGGGGGCGCGGCCGGCCGCCTCGTGCACCCTTTGGTGCCGCACCAAGTGCTGCTTGTGCGTGAAGCTGCGTGAGCACCGCGCGCACTGGTAGGGCCTCTCGCCGGTGTGGATGCGCTGGTGGCGGATCAGGTGCGTCTTTTTGCGAAAGCGCTTCTCGCACTCGGCGCAGGGGAAGGGCCGCTCGCCCGTGTGCGTCTTCTGGTGCGAGCCCAGGTGTATCTTCTGGCTGAAGCGCTTGCCGCACTCGGCGCACGGGTAGGGCCGCTCGCCGGTGTGCGTGCGCAGGTGGCGGGTCAGGTGCGCCTTCTTGCTGAAGCGCTTGTCGCACTCGGAGCAGGGGAACGGCCGCTCGCCCAGGTGGCTGCGCAGGTGCAGCAGCATGTGAGCGCGCTGCGCGAAGCTGCGGCCGCAGTCCGGGCAGGCGCAGGGGCCCTCGCCGCGGTGCAGCCTCTGGTGCAGCCGCAGGGTCAGCTGGTCCCGGAACCGCCGCTCGCACTCGCCGCAGCCGTACGGCTTCTCCGAGCTCGGGGCCCAGCCGGCCAGCGCCAGTCCGTCCAGTGCCCGCGGGGCCCCGGGCTCCAGCTTGTACGCGGCGGCCAGAGGCCCCAGGTCCGGCGCGGGAAAAGGGCCGGGGAGTAACGGTAGATGCTGGGGCCATTCgccctcctcttctgcctcctgatcctcctcctccaccttcacCTTCCGTATCATCCACTCATCCCCTGAAAAGTCAAAACCAGGCGAGCCAATTAAGCCCCACTTTTACTTAGGCCACGTTTATTTGCCAAGAGGAGCACCGCTTCTGGAGCCCCGCAGTCTGGCTCTTGTTCTCTCCATTCTACTGGAAGTTTCCCGGGAATGACCAAATCCGAAGGTCACCGTTCAGTCCTCCTCCTTGgttccttgcagcccaggaagcTGGTGAGAGCCCCCAGTTCCTCCTGGGTGGGGGCTTTCTCCTAGGCTCCCGCGGGGCTGATGAGTGTTTTCCCTGCCTCTGCAGAAGGCACGGGGGACTTTTGTGCCCCCTGAATATAAACGCTGCTCAAAGTTCAATCCTCAGGCTTCACTCTGGGTTCATCTGCTCACGTAGTTAGCTGCCCC
This genomic window from Halichoerus grypus chromosome 12, mHalGry1.hap1.1, whole genome shotgun sequence contains:
- the ZNF467 gene encoding zinc finger protein 467, whose product is MRETFEALSSLGFSVGQPEMAPQSEPGEGSHNNQERMSPSREDSMLGTCSGHEAPRAEEGAHTEEAPAPCRGGQACTPQKAEPVGSCPGDEWMIRKVKVEEEDQEAEEEGEWPQHLPLLPGPFPAPDLGPLAAAYKLEPGAPRALDGLALAGWAPSSEKPYGCGECERRFRDQLTLRLHQRLHRGEGPCACPDCGRSFAQRAHMLLHLRSHLGERPFPCSECDKRFSKKAHLTRHLRTHTGERPYPCAECGKRFSQKIHLGSHQKTHTGERPFPCAECEKRFRKKTHLIRHQRIHTGERPYQCARCSRSFTHKQHLVRHQRVHEAAGRAPSSPDAPASPGSPAPSPTPSPPGPKPFSCSDCGLSFGWKKNLATHQRLHRGEGRPFGCDECALGTTVDPAAAEPPACAPGDTPATQGAPAGERPSCADCGRGLAHGQPLARHRRVHPGERPFACAQCGRRFGSRPNLVAHSRAHSGARPFACAQCGRRFSRKSHLGRHQAVHTGSRPHACAVCARSFSSKTNLVRHQAIHTGSRPFSCPQCGKSFSRKTHLVRHQRIHGDAAHPAPDAELPAPAWPAPTEVAAPPLFF